One Paraburkholderia sp. IMGN_8 DNA window includes the following coding sequences:
- the xerD gene encoding site-specific tyrosine recombinase XerD: MSDTLIDDAPAASPLFLASSASIDAFCDALWLEHGLSRNTLDAYRRDLRLFCEWLAQTRNTSLDTASEADLNAYSAARQKDKSTSANRRLSVFRRYYGWAVREHRANVDPTLRIRSAKQPPRFPSTLTEAQVEALLGAPDIDTPLGLRDRTMLELMYASGLRVTELVTLKTVEVGLNEGVVRVMGKGSKERLIPFGEEAHGWIERYLREARPALLGARAADALFVTARAEGMTRQQFWNIIKRHAAAADVHAPLSPHTLRHAFATHLLNHGADLRVVQLLLGHTDISTTQIYTHVARERLKSLHAQHHPRG; encoded by the coding sequence ATGAGCGACACACTGATTGACGACGCGCCCGCCGCGTCACCTCTGTTTCTGGCGAGCTCGGCGTCTATCGACGCTTTCTGCGACGCGTTGTGGCTCGAACACGGACTGTCGCGCAATACGCTCGATGCATACCGCCGCGATTTGCGGCTCTTCTGCGAATGGCTCGCGCAAACCCGCAACACGTCGCTCGACACGGCCAGCGAAGCCGATCTCAATGCGTATAGCGCGGCGCGTCAGAAAGACAAGTCGACGTCGGCGAACCGGCGGCTCTCTGTGTTTCGCCGCTACTATGGCTGGGCGGTGCGGGAGCATCGCGCGAATGTCGATCCGACGCTGCGCATCCGTTCGGCCAAACAGCCGCCGCGTTTTCCTTCGACACTCACCGAAGCGCAAGTCGAAGCGCTGCTCGGCGCGCCCGATATCGACACCCCGTTAGGCCTGCGCGACCGGACGATGCTGGAGTTGATGTACGCGAGCGGGTTACGCGTGACCGAACTGGTCACGTTGAAGACGGTAGAAGTGGGTCTGAACGAAGGCGTGGTGCGCGTGATGGGCAAGGGCTCGAAAGAGCGCCTGATTCCATTCGGCGAAGAGGCGCACGGCTGGATCGAACGCTATCTGCGCGAAGCGCGGCCGGCGCTGCTGGGCGCTCGCGCGGCCGATGCGCTGTTCGTCACGGCCCGCGCGGAGGGCATGACGCGTCAGCAGTTCTGGAACATCATCAAGCGGCACGCGGCAGCGGCCGACGTGCACGCGCCGCTCTCGCCGCACACGCTGCGGCACGCGTTCGCGACGCACTTGCTGAACCACGGCGCCGATCTGCGCGTCGTGCAACTGCTGCTCGGCCACACCGATATCTCGACTACGCAGATTTACACGCACGTTGCCCGCGAGCGTTTGAAGTCGCTGCATGCGCAGCATCATCCGCGGGGGTGA
- a CDS encoding AMP-binding protein, whose protein sequence is MSFDSPTRHAIDIPALLAALPARIAEIPALAAARDPQHIALIEDARRLTSAQLLDAVDATAALLREWGVRGGDRVMIVAENCIVQIVLLFATARLDAWALVSNARLSAAELDAIRAHAQPRVVAYAVESSADAQQHAQRHQTSPAPTITPDIGAWSYVVDDTVKAERVEADNDRQCAALIYTTGTTGAPKGVMLSHRNLLFIAAVSSRLRKVGPDDVVYAVLPISHVYGFASVCLGSLYAGATLRLAPRFAPEAVRRALADERVSIFQGVPAMHAKLLEHLQTHGQAWSAPYLRFAYSGGSPLDATLKAQVGSVYGLPLHNGYGMTESSPTVSHTMLDAPRSDCSVGEVIPGVEVRFVGLDGVHAARGEIGELWVRGPNVMLGYYRNPELTRATVTEDGWLKTGDLAREDADGALHIVGRSKELIIRSGFNVYPAEVEHVLNAHPEVVQSAVIGRAVEGNEEVVAFVELTAGAKVTPAELIAWCGERLAPYKRPAEVKVLAALPSASTGKILKHRLREFI, encoded by the coding sequence TTGAGCTTCGATTCGCCCACTCGCCATGCCATCGACATTCCGGCGCTGCTCGCCGCGCTGCCGGCGCGTATCGCCGAGATTCCCGCACTCGCCGCGGCGCGCGATCCACAGCACATTGCGTTGATCGAGGATGCGCGCCGTCTCACCAGCGCGCAACTGCTGGACGCCGTCGATGCCACTGCCGCGCTGCTACGCGAATGGGGCGTGCGCGGCGGCGATCGGGTGATGATCGTCGCGGAAAACTGCATCGTGCAGATCGTGCTGCTGTTTGCCACCGCCAGGCTCGATGCGTGGGCGCTGGTGTCAAACGCGCGCCTGTCCGCTGCCGAGCTCGACGCGATCCGTGCGCATGCGCAGCCACGCGTGGTCGCCTATGCGGTCGAAAGCTCGGCCGATGCGCAACAGCACGCGCAGCGCCATCAAACCAGCCCAGCGCCCACCATCACGCCGGATATCGGCGCGTGGTCCTACGTGGTGGACGACACGGTAAAGGCGGAACGCGTCGAAGCCGACAACGACCGTCAATGCGCCGCGCTCATCTACACCACGGGCACCACCGGCGCGCCGAAGGGCGTGATGCTGTCGCACCGCAATCTGCTGTTCATCGCGGCCGTGTCGAGCCGCTTGCGCAAAGTCGGTCCGGACGACGTCGTCTACGCCGTGCTGCCGATCTCGCACGTCTACGGCTTCGCGTCGGTTTGCCTCGGCAGTCTGTACGCCGGCGCGACCCTGCGCCTCGCGCCGCGTTTCGCACCGGAAGCCGTGCGCCGCGCGCTCGCCGACGAGCGCGTGTCGATCTTCCAGGGCGTCCCGGCGATGCACGCGAAATTGCTCGAACACCTGCAGACGCACGGCCAAGCGTGGTCCGCGCCATATCTGCGCTTTGCCTATTCGGGCGGCTCGCCGCTCGACGCCACGTTGAAAGCGCAGGTCGGAAGCGTCTACGGCCTGCCGCTGCACAACGGCTACGGCATGACCGAGAGCAGCCCAACCGTCTCGCACACCATGCTCGACGCGCCGCGCAGCGATTGCTCGGTCGGCGAAGTCATTCCGGGTGTCGAGGTCCGCTTCGTCGGGCTCGATGGCGTCCATGCCGCGCGAGGCGAGATCGGCGAGCTGTGGGTGCGTGGACCGAACGTGATGCTCGGTTATTACCGCAACCCGGAGCTGACTCGTGCAACCGTCACTGAAGACGGCTGGCTCAAGACCGGCGATCTCGCGCGCGAGGACGCGGACGGCGCGTTGCATATCGTCGGGCGCAGCAAGGAGTTGATCATCCGCTCGGGCTTCAACGTCTACCCGGCCGAGGTCGAGCATGTGTTGAATGCGCATCCGGAGGTCGTGCAATCGGCGGTGATCGGACGCGCGGTCGAAGGTAACGAGGAAGTGGTCGCGTTCGTCGAATTGACAGCAGGTGCCAAGGTGACGCCCGCTGAACTGATTGCGTGGTGCGGCGAACGTCTCGCGCCGTATAAGCGCCCCGCCGAAGTGAAAGTGCTCGCCGCTTTGCCGTCTGCATCGACGGGCAAGATTCTCAAGCACCGCCTGCGCGAGTTCATTTAA
- the ybaK gene encoding Cys-tRNA(Pro) deacylase, protein MSKSRHVSETPATQFLRRHGVTFGEHPYDYVEHGGTEESARQLGVDEHHVVKTLVMEDEHAKPLIVLMHGDRTVSTKNLARQIGAKRVEPCKPEVANRHSGYLIGGTSPFGTRKQMPVYVESSILEMDKIWLNGGRRGFLVSIAPTVLIGLLAAKPVQCASVD, encoded by the coding sequence ATGAGCAAATCCAGACACGTTTCCGAAACGCCCGCGACACAGTTTCTGCGCCGTCACGGCGTTACGTTCGGCGAACATCCTTACGATTACGTCGAGCACGGCGGCACCGAGGAATCGGCGCGCCAGCTCGGCGTGGACGAACACCACGTCGTCAAGACGCTGGTGATGGAAGACGAGCACGCCAAGCCGCTGATCGTGCTGATGCACGGCGACCGTACCGTCAGCACCAAGAATCTGGCGCGGCAGATCGGCGCAAAGCGCGTCGAGCCCTGCAAGCCGGAAGTCGCGAACCGTCATTCCGGTTACCTGATCGGCGGCACCTCGCCGTTCGGCACGCGCAAGCAGATGCCGGTGTATGTCGAGTCGAGCATCCTGGAGATGGACAAGATCTGGCTGAACGGCGGGCGGCGCGGCTTTCTGGTCAGCATCGCGCCCACGGTCCTGATCGGGTTGCTGGCGGCGAAACCCGTGCAGTGCGCGAGCGTCGATTGA
- the plsY gene encoding glycerol-3-phosphate 1-O-acyltransferase PlsY, which translates to MQNLIVAVVAYLIGSVSFAVIVSAAMGLDDPRSYGSGNPGATNVLRSGSKKAAILTLIGDAFKGWLPVWFVVHFGARYGLDDTAVAIASVAVFLGHLYPVFFRFKGGKGVATAAGVLLAINPILGAATLLTWLIVAFFTRYSSLAALAAAVFAPLFDGFLFGPHIIALAIVVMSSLLVWRHRGNIVKLMHGQESRIGDKKKADAAASTATGNEP; encoded by the coding sequence ATGCAAAACCTGATCGTTGCCGTTGTTGCCTACCTGATCGGTTCGGTGTCGTTTGCCGTGATCGTGAGCGCCGCGATGGGGCTGGACGACCCGCGTTCGTACGGCTCGGGCAACCCGGGCGCCACCAACGTGCTGCGCAGCGGCAGCAAGAAGGCCGCGATTCTCACACTGATCGGCGACGCATTCAAAGGGTGGCTGCCGGTGTGGTTCGTCGTGCACTTCGGCGCACGTTACGGACTCGACGACACCGCGGTTGCGATTGCGTCGGTCGCCGTGTTTCTCGGCCACCTGTATCCGGTCTTCTTCCGCTTCAAGGGCGGCAAGGGTGTGGCCACTGCAGCGGGCGTGCTGCTCGCGATCAACCCGATCCTTGGCGCAGCGACCTTGCTGACGTGGCTGATCGTGGCTTTCTTCACGCGCTATTCGTCGCTGGCGGCATTGGCCGCGGCGGTGTTCGCGCCGCTCTTCGACGGTTTTCTGTTCGGGCCGCACATTATCGCGCTCGCAATCGTCGTGATGAGTTCGCTGCTGGTGTGGCGCCACCGCGGCAATATCGTCAAGCTGATGCACGGCCAGGAAAGCCGCATCGGCGACAAGAAGAAGGCCGACGCGGCTGCTAGCACGGCGACTGGCAATGAACCTTGA